A genomic stretch from Plasmodium cynomolgi strain B DNA, chromosome 8, whole genome shotgun sequence includes:
- a CDS encoding DNA-directed RNA polymerases I II and III 14.4 kDa polypeptide (putative), whose product MGDEFGQGVDSDDGDNYENDIDIITENQIKKEKSDYEHSDANDDNIRITSPYLTKYEKARIIGTRALQISLNAPLTIPIETQGGGDVSNGKNEYDNYLNNDPLVIAEKELHNKSIPFILRRYLPNGSYEDWKLDELIID is encoded by the coding sequence ATGGGAGACGAGTTCGGACAAGGAGTGGACAGCGACGATGGTGACAACTACGAAAATGACATAGACATTATAACGgaaaatcaaattaaaaaggaaaagtcaGATTACGAACATTCGGATGCAAATGACGATAACATCAGAATAACAAGCCCTTATTTAACCAAGTATGAAAAGGCCAGAATTATAGGCACTAGAGCTTTACAAATAAGCTTAAATGCCCCCTTGACGATACCGATAGAGAcacaagggggaggagatGTATCAAATGGGAAGAATGAATATGATAATTACCTTAACAATGACCCGTTGGTGATTGCAGAAAAGGAGTTACATAACAAATCGATTCCGTTCATTCTGAGGAGGTACTTACCCAATGGTAGTTACGAGGATTGGAAGTTGGACGAGTTGATAATTGAC
- a CDS encoding hypothetical protein (putative) — protein WGKIVSSVSNALDFNQATLSGCIDIICIESEIENKLKGENKISVTYKSTPFHVRFGKTKLLRSKEKIVSILVNGKSTNLHMKLGSAGEAYFVEKTYDDVEEELETSPLSSPRHEYNDLYLDQHIDSCSINDSLNNFKSDDDSDKSFLRNIAIDRRKSVDRNYKMDQGKGRKQSNNQAKGGDLITRDQHDRHDRHDRHDRHLGRDGLDHNNHHHRASVQKDNLKKKKNKSPHMHRNVLGEDYDHHANKRKTDDDDPNANSEWSWSWGRLPHLKNQDYASDNCTAISSNNKNEKKEKRKKFYNKSESVHDHSSSREHLTCVRRRNLSESNVRKALNKERETKSFPRGSKTKHIKRYRDSHLDHMKKEVPRKLSNNNDADDSRQDPKKSCRGSHSAKTAVKAPNPLHQGGGNNSSSGNNNSSANNANGKNWDEAKEIRGGIK, from the exons tggggaaaaatagTTAGCAGCGTGTCCAACGCGCTGGACTTTAACCAAGCCACCCTCAGTGGGTGCATCGATATAATCTGCATAGAGTCCGAGATTGAGAACAAGctcaaaggagaaaacaaaataagcgTCACATACAAGTCGACCCCCTTCCATGTGAGATTTGGAAAGACAAAATTGTTAAggtcaaaagaaaaaatagtgagCATTTTAGTAAATGGAAAGAGCACAAATTTACATATGAAGTTAGGAAGCGCAGGGGAAGCTTACTTTGTTGAAAAGACATACGATGATGTCGAGGAAGAGTTAGAAACCTCCCCTCTGTCATCCCCTCGCCATGAGTATAATGATTTATATTTAGATCAACACATCGACAGCTGCAGCATTAACGATTCTCTGAACAATTTCAAGAGTGATGACGATTCGGATAAATCCTTCCTTCGCAACATTGCCATTGATAGACGCAAGTCGGTGGATAGGAACTACAAAATGGATCAagggaaggggaggaagcagaGCAATAACCAGGCGAAGGGAGGGGACCTCATCACGCGCGATCAGCACGACCGGCACGACAGGCACGATAGGCACGATCGTCACTTGGGGCGGGATGGACTCGATCACAACAACCACCACCACCGTGCCTCCGTCCAAAAAGACAAtctgaagaagaaaaaaaacaaaagccCCCACATGCACCGCAACGTACTAGGTGAAGACTACGATCACCATGCCAATAAACGAAAAACGGATGACGATGATCCTAATGCCAATTCGGAATGGTCCTGGTCATGGGGAAGACTACCCCATTTGAAAAATCAGGATTACGCCTCAGATAACTGTACAGCCATATCGTCcaacaataaaaatgaaaaaaaggagaaacgaaaaaaattttataataaaagtGAATCAGTTCATGATCACTCCTCATCGAGGGAACACCTCACTTGTGTACGCAGAAGAAACTTGAGCGAATCGAATGTTAGAAAGGCCCTCAACAAAgagagagaaacaaaaagctTCCCTCGTGGCAGCAAAACGAAGCATATAAAAAGATATAGAGATAGTCACTTAGACCATATGAAGAAGGAGGTCCCCAGAAAACTCAGCAACAATAATGATGCGGATGACTCCAGGCAGGATCCCAAGAAGTCCTGCAGGGGCAGCCACTCTGCGAAAACGGCTGTCAAGGCGCCCAACCCCCTCCACCAGGGCGGAGGCAACAACAGTAGCAGTGGCAACAATAATAGCAGTGCGAACAATGCCAATGGCAAAAACTGGG atgaagctaAAGAAATCAGAGGAGGAATCAAATAA